In one Cupriavidus taiwanensis genomic region, the following are encoded:
- a CDS encoding HAD family hydrolase: MTAATPGHSGRFDCVIFDCDGVLVDSEPIVNRVLNQMLNELGIEISLEDSTRLFLGRAVREELDMIERMRGAPLPENWLSTWLARRNAVLEEEVVAVAHVREAIRAVAATGMPVCVASGADRVKVKLQLTKTGLVELFQQDQREHIFSATEVARSKPAPDVYLLAARTMGVEPARCAVVEDSPTGVTAGVAAGMTVFGYAARNDAAQLREAGARTIFTDMRELPELVG; the protein is encoded by the coding sequence ATGACTGCAGCAACCCCCGGCCATTCCGGCCGCTTCGATTGTGTGATCTTCGATTGCGACGGCGTGCTCGTCGACAGCGAGCCCATCGTCAACCGCGTGCTCAACCAGATGCTGAACGAACTCGGCATCGAGATCTCGCTGGAAGACTCCACGCGCCTGTTCCTGGGCCGCGCGGTGCGCGAAGAGCTCGACATGATCGAACGCATGCGCGGCGCGCCGCTGCCCGAGAACTGGCTGTCGACCTGGCTGGCGCGCCGCAATGCGGTGCTGGAAGAAGAGGTTGTGGCGGTGGCGCATGTGCGCGAGGCCATCCGCGCGGTCGCGGCCACCGGCATGCCGGTGTGCGTGGCGTCGGGCGCGGACCGCGTCAAGGTCAAGCTGCAGCTGACCAAGACCGGGCTGGTCGAGCTGTTCCAGCAGGACCAGCGCGAGCATATCTTCTCGGCCACCGAGGTGGCGCGCAGCAAGCCGGCGCCGGACGTGTACCTGCTGGCCGCGCGCACCATGGGCGTCGAGCCGGCGCGCTGCGCCGTGGTGGAAGACAGCCCGACCGGCGTGACCGCGGGCGTGGCGGCCGGCATGACGGTGTTCGGCTACGCCGCGCGCAACGATGCCGCGCAACTGCGTGAGGCCGGCGCGCGCACCATCTTCACCGACATGCGCGAGCTGCCGGAGCTGGTGGGATGA
- the bioB gene encoding biotin synthase BioB translates to MTQAHTVTTISAESLRQTARQHALPDDARWRVDDVAALFALPFNDLLFRAQQVHREHFDANTVQLSTLLSIKTGGCEEDCGYCPQSAHHDAGVKAEKLMALDEVLDAARAAKANGATRFCMGAAWRSPKDRHLEPVMDMVREVKAMGLETCVTLGMLKSEQAQQLKEAGLDYYNHNLDTSPEFYGKIITTRTYQDRLDTIGHVRDAGINVCCGGIVGMGESREARAGLIAQLANMDPYPESVPINNLVQVEGTPLAGTEALDPFEFVRTIAVARITMPQAMVRLSAGREAMDEALQALCFMAGANSIFYGEKLLTTGNPQADRDRALLARLDIRAEGYAG, encoded by the coding sequence ATGACCCAAGCCCACACCGTTACCACCATCTCCGCCGAATCGCTGCGCCAGACCGCGCGCCAGCATGCCTTGCCCGACGACGCCAGATGGCGTGTCGATGACGTTGCCGCGCTGTTCGCGCTGCCGTTCAACGACCTGCTGTTCCGCGCCCAGCAGGTGCACCGCGAGCACTTTGATGCCAACACCGTGCAGCTGTCGACGCTGCTGTCGATCAAGACCGGCGGCTGCGAGGAGGATTGCGGCTACTGCCCGCAAAGCGCGCACCACGACGCCGGTGTCAAGGCCGAGAAGCTGATGGCGCTGGACGAGGTGCTGGACGCCGCGCGCGCGGCCAAGGCCAACGGCGCCACCCGCTTCTGCATGGGCGCGGCCTGGCGCAGCCCCAAGGACCGCCACCTGGAGCCGGTGATGGACATGGTGCGCGAAGTCAAGGCGATGGGCCTGGAGACCTGCGTCACGCTGGGCATGCTCAAGTCCGAGCAGGCGCAGCAGCTCAAGGAAGCCGGCCTGGACTACTACAACCATAACCTCGACACCTCGCCAGAGTTCTACGGCAAGATCATCACCACGCGCACCTACCAGGACCGGCTCGACACCATCGGCCATGTGCGCGACGCCGGCATCAACGTCTGCTGCGGCGGCATCGTCGGCATGGGCGAGTCGCGCGAGGCGCGCGCCGGCCTGATCGCGCAACTGGCCAATATGGACCCGTATCCGGAATCGGTGCCGATCAACAACCTGGTGCAGGTCGAAGGCACGCCGCTGGCGGGCACCGAGGCGCTGGACCCGTTCGAGTTCGTCCGCACCATCGCGGTGGCGCGCATCACCATGCCGCAAGCGATGGTGCGCCTGTCCGCGGGCCGCGAGGCCATGGATGAAGCGCTGCAGGCGCTGTGCTTCATGGCCGGCGCCAATTCGATCTTCTACGGCGAAAAGCTGCTGACCACCGGCAACCCGCAGGCCGACCGCGATCGCGCGCTGCTGGCCCGCCTCGACATCCGCGCCGAAGGCTACGCGGGGTAA
- the bioA gene encoding adenosylmethionine--8-amino-7-oxononanoate transaminase: protein MDHLSLSPGSAPALGERSRAAVWHPCTRLRPADDAVPLAIVRGEGPWLHDADGQRYFDATSSWWVNLFGHANPRINAALASQLETLEHVMLAGCTHAPAVELAERLSALTGGALGNVFYASDGASAVEIALKMSFHYWRNTGLPAKREFVCLRHGYHGETVGALAVTDVEIFRDAYDALIRRAHVVMSPDARQARRGESAAEVAARALAALEALLRERAGAIAALIVEPLVQGAAGMAMHDPCYLDGVRALCDRYRVHLIADEIAVGCGRTGTFFAWEQSRGTEAPLPAHAWPDFLCLSKGISGGYLPLSLVLSRPEIQRAFVADDVARSFLHSHSYTGNPLACRAALATLDLFAQDQVLARNRERAQWLADGMVALAADARVHHVRQRGLIWAADVRDEVADGAGFAARFHHAARARELLVRPIGNTLYVMPPYVFDAAQARWLGERLLATLDDVTAHVTGTAGKEVRHAA from the coding sequence TTGGACCACCTGTCCCTTTCCCCAGGCAGCGCACCGGCGCTGGGCGAGCGCAGCCGCGCTGCCGTCTGGCACCCGTGCACGCGCCTGCGCCCTGCCGACGACGCCGTGCCGCTGGCGATCGTGCGCGGCGAAGGCCCGTGGCTGCACGACGCCGACGGCCAGCGCTATTTCGATGCCACCAGCTCCTGGTGGGTCAACCTGTTCGGCCACGCCAATCCGCGCATCAACGCCGCGCTGGCAAGCCAGCTGGAGACGCTCGAGCATGTGATGCTCGCCGGCTGCACGCATGCGCCCGCGGTGGAGCTGGCCGAGCGCCTGTCGGCGCTGACCGGCGGCGCGCTCGGCAACGTCTTCTACGCCTCGGACGGCGCCTCGGCGGTCGAGATCGCGCTGAAGATGAGCTTCCACTACTGGCGCAACACCGGCCTGCCGGCCAAGCGCGAGTTCGTCTGCCTGCGCCACGGCTACCACGGCGAAACCGTGGGCGCGCTCGCCGTCACCGACGTCGAGATCTTCCGCGACGCCTACGACGCGCTGATCCGCCGCGCCCATGTGGTGATGTCGCCCGATGCGCGGCAGGCGCGGCGCGGCGAGTCCGCCGCCGAGGTGGCGGCGCGCGCGCTGGCGGCGCTGGAGGCGCTGCTGCGCGAGCGCGCCGGCGCCATTGCCGCGCTGATCGTCGAGCCGCTGGTGCAGGGCGCCGCCGGCATGGCGATGCATGACCCGTGCTATCTCGACGGCGTGCGCGCGCTGTGCGACCGCTACCGCGTGCACCTGATCGCCGACGAGATCGCGGTGGGGTGCGGACGCACCGGCACCTTCTTCGCATGGGAGCAGTCGCGCGGCACCGAGGCGCCGCTGCCCGCGCATGCCTGGCCGGATTTCCTGTGCCTGTCCAAGGGCATCAGCGGCGGCTACCTGCCGCTGTCGCTGGTGCTGTCGCGCCCGGAAATCCAGCGCGCCTTCGTCGCCGATGACGTGGCGCGCAGCTTCCTGCATTCGCATTCGTACACCGGCAACCCGCTCGCCTGCCGCGCGGCGCTGGCCACGCTGGACCTGTTCGCGCAGGACCAGGTGCTGGCGCGCAACCGCGAGCGCGCGCAATGGCTGGCCGACGGCATGGTCGCGCTGGCCGCCGACGCGCGCGTGCACCACGTGCGCCAGCGTGGCCTGATCTGGGCCGCCGACGTGCGCGACGAGGTTGCCGACGGCGCCGGCTTCGCCGCGCGCTTCCACCATGCCGCGCGCGCGCGCGAGCTGCTGGTGCGCCCGATCGGCAATACGCTCTACGTGATGCCGCCCTATGTCTTCGACGCCGCGCAGGCGCGCTGGCTGGGTGAACGGCTGCTGGCCACGCTCGACGACGTCACCGCGCATGTGACCGGGACCGCCGGCAAGGAGGTGCGCCATGCTGCTTGA
- a CDS encoding dienelactone hydrolase family protein, whose amino-acid sequence MRRAARLFHRLALATVLALLAPLCGHAQMANDNGQSAARVRFQEQVVMLPKAAIPSRIDLEATVFKPPGAGPFPLVVINHGKAPGRPAMQGRARFPAQSVEFLRRGYVVVLPMRQGFARSGGAYIGGSCDIETNGMMQADDVVATLDYMATQPYVDMDRIVVIGQSHGGLTTMAFSTIAYPGVRGVVNFAGGLRNLNCPDWEERLVDAFASYGSVARYPSLWVYGENDSYWPVPLPGRMFNAFKARASGPAAQARLVDVGEFGADSHRLFSAREGIPVWLPEVGEFFRSLGLPFDPGA is encoded by the coding sequence ATGCGCCGCGCCGCCCGCCTGTTTCACCGCCTCGCCCTGGCCACGGTGCTTGCCCTGCTGGCACCGCTGTGCGGGCATGCGCAGATGGCGAACGACAACGGCCAGTCGGCGGCGCGCGTGCGCTTCCAGGAGCAGGTGGTGATGCTGCCCAAGGCCGCGATCCCCTCGCGCATCGACCTGGAAGCGACGGTGTTCAAGCCGCCCGGCGCCGGGCCGTTCCCGCTGGTGGTGATCAACCACGGCAAGGCGCCGGGCCGGCCCGCCATGCAGGGGCGCGCGCGCTTCCCGGCGCAGAGCGTGGAGTTCCTGCGCCGCGGCTACGTGGTGGTGCTGCCGATGCGGCAAGGCTTTGCGCGCTCGGGCGGCGCCTATATCGGCGGCAGCTGCGACATCGAGACCAATGGCATGATGCAGGCCGACGACGTAGTCGCCACGCTCGACTACATGGCCACGCAGCCCTATGTCGACATGGACCGCATCGTCGTGATCGGCCAGTCGCACGGCGGGCTGACCACCATGGCATTCAGCACCATCGCCTATCCCGGCGTGCGCGGCGTGGTCAACTTTGCCGGCGGGTTGCGCAACCTGAACTGCCCGGACTGGGAAGAGCGCCTGGTCGATGCCTTCGCCAGCTACGGCAGCGTGGCGCGCTACCCCTCGCTGTGGGTCTATGGCGAGAATGACAGCTACTGGCCGGTGCCCTTGCCCGGCCGCATGTTCAACGCCTTCAAGGCGCGCGCCAGCGGTCCCGCGGCGCAGGCCCGGCTGGTCGACGTGGGCGAGTTCGGCGCCGACTCGCACCGCCTGTTCAGCGCGCGCGAAGGCATCCCGGTGTGGCTGCCGGAGGTGGGCGAGTTCTTTCGCTCGCTGGGGCTGCCCTTCGATCCGGGCGCCTGA
- the bioD gene encoding dethiobiotin synthase, producing the protein MSARTPFACFVTGTDTGVGKTHASAALLHALHGAGYRTAGMKPVASGSEWRDGHWHNDDVAQLRAASSVAVPLGQTCPFLLRTPCSPHLAAAQEGVRITRAPIRAAFDALRRQADAVVVEGVGGFNVPLDAGAVRWNTADLAVMLSVPVVLVVGIRLGCLNHAVLSAEAIRARGLPLAGWIANRVDPDMLLADENIATLHAALDAPCLGELPWQLAPAAAAAAGRLELAPLLAAATRYQAEAAGLAA; encoded by the coding sequence ATGAGTGCCCGGACTCCCTTCGCCTGCTTTGTCACCGGCACCGATACCGGCGTCGGCAAGACCCACGCCAGCGCCGCGCTGCTGCATGCGCTCCATGGTGCCGGCTACCGCACCGCCGGCATGAAGCCGGTGGCCAGCGGCAGCGAATGGCGCGACGGCCACTGGCACAACGACGACGTGGCGCAGCTGCGCGCCGCCAGCTCGGTCGCGGTGCCGCTCGGCCAGACCTGCCCGTTCCTGCTGCGCACGCCGTGCTCGCCGCACCTCGCGGCGGCGCAGGAAGGCGTGCGCATCACGCGCGCGCCCATCCGTGCCGCCTTCGACGCGCTGCGCCGCCAGGCCGACGCCGTGGTGGTGGAGGGCGTGGGCGGCTTCAACGTGCCGCTCGACGCCGGCGCGGTGCGCTGGAACACCGCCGACCTCGCCGTGATGCTGAGCGTGCCGGTGGTGCTGGTGGTCGGCATCCGGCTCGGCTGCCTGAACCACGCCGTGCTGAGCGCCGAAGCCATCCGCGCGCGCGGCCTGCCGCTGGCCGGCTGGATCGCCAACCGGGTCGACCCGGACATGCTGCTGGCCGACGAGAACATCGCCACGCTGCACGCCGCGCTGGACGCGCCGTGCCTGGGCGAGTTGCCGTGGCAACTGGCGCCCGCCGCCGCCGCCGCTGCCGGCCGGCTCGAGCTCGCGCCGCTGCTGGCCGCCGCCACCCGCTACCAGGCCGAGGCCGCCGGCCTGGCTGCCTGA
- a CDS encoding YchJ family protein, protein MTGAKAARAAKVPQRLPKAGPVPCPCGSADYDACCGRFHRGEALPPNAEALMRSRYSAYVLNDLGWLRQTWHASTCPPDLVPDTATRWLGLTVKAHAQQDDTHAEVEFVARYKVGGRAWRLHERSRFVCEARAPGELPRWLYVDGDIIGEAP, encoded by the coding sequence ATGACGGGCGCGAAGGCGGCCAGGGCGGCCAAGGTCCCGCAGCGCCTGCCCAAGGCAGGGCCGGTGCCGTGCCCGTGCGGCAGTGCGGACTATGACGCCTGCTGCGGCCGCTTTCACCGCGGCGAGGCGCTGCCGCCCAATGCCGAGGCGCTGATGCGCTCGCGCTACAGCGCCTATGTGCTGAACGACCTCGGCTGGCTGCGCCAGACCTGGCATGCGTCTACCTGCCCGCCCGACCTGGTGCCCGACACCGCGACGCGCTGGCTCGGCCTGACGGTCAAGGCGCATGCGCAGCAGGACGACACGCATGCCGAAGTGGAATTCGTGGCGCGCTACAAGGTAGGCGGGCGCGCCTGGCGGCTGCATGAGCGCAGCCGCTTTGTCTGCGAGGCGCGCGCCCCGGGCGAGCTGCCGCGCTGGCTTTATGTGGATGGCGACATCATCGGGGAGGCACCATGA
- the bioF gene encoding 8-amino-7-oxononanoate synthase, whose amino-acid sequence MLLEQLQQAAQQRHALALTRRRRVAHTACAPHQAVGEDGTAPESLLTFCSNDYLGLANHPQVIAALVEGAQRYGAGSGASHLVSGHSLAHAQLEAELARWFAPHIAQARTLYFCTGYMANMAVLTALGAAGATLFCESLNHASLIDGARLARAEVQRYPHCDTAALEALLAASTSERKLIVTDSVFSMDGNVAPLRQLLALAERYDAWIVVDDAHGFGVLGEQGHGVLEALGLSSERFIYIGTLGKAAGVAGAFVAAHETIIEHLVNTARPYIYTTAAPPAVAHALLASLALIEGDEGRQRRTQLARCIATLREGLAQLAAIAGWTLGDSQTAVQPLIVGDNGAALALSATLEADGIRVGAIRPPTVPEGTARLRITLSAAHTEADVRRLLEALSAAVAQREAA is encoded by the coding sequence ATGCTGCTTGAACAACTGCAGCAGGCCGCGCAGCAGCGCCACGCGCTTGCGCTGACGCGGCGCCGCCGCGTCGCCCACACCGCCTGCGCGCCGCACCAGGCCGTGGGCGAGGACGGGACCGCGCCGGAATCGCTGCTGACCTTCTGCAGCAACGATTACCTCGGGCTGGCCAACCACCCGCAAGTGATCGCCGCGCTGGTGGAAGGCGCGCAGCGCTACGGTGCCGGCAGCGGCGCCTCGCACCTGGTCAGCGGTCACTCGCTCGCGCACGCTCAGCTGGAAGCGGAACTGGCACGCTGGTTCGCGCCGCACATCGCGCAGGCGCGCACGCTGTATTTCTGCACCGGCTACATGGCCAATATGGCCGTGCTGACCGCGCTCGGCGCGGCCGGGGCGACGCTGTTCTGCGAGTCGCTCAACCATGCGTCGCTGATCGACGGCGCACGGCTGGCGCGGGCCGAGGTGCAGCGCTACCCGCATTGCGACACCGCTGCGCTGGAAGCGCTGCTCGCGGCCAGCACCAGCGAGCGCAAGCTGATCGTCACCGACAGCGTGTTCAGCATGGACGGCAACGTCGCGCCGCTGCGCCAGCTGCTGGCGCTGGCCGAGCGTTACGACGCGTGGATCGTGGTCGACGATGCCCACGGCTTCGGCGTGCTCGGCGAGCAGGGGCATGGCGTGCTGGAAGCGCTTGGACTGTCGTCCGAACGCTTTATTTACATCGGCACGCTCGGCAAGGCGGCCGGCGTCGCCGGCGCCTTTGTCGCCGCGCACGAGACCATCATCGAGCACCTGGTCAACACCGCGCGGCCGTATATCTACACCACGGCCGCGCCGCCCGCGGTCGCGCACGCGCTGCTGGCCAGCCTGGCGCTCATCGAAGGCGACGAGGGCCGGCAACGGCGGACGCAACTGGCGCGCTGCATCGCCACGCTGCGCGAAGGGCTGGCCCAGCTGGCCGCGATCGCGGGCTGGACCCTGGGCGACAGCCAGACCGCGGTGCAGCCGCTGATCGTCGGCGACAACGGTGCCGCGCTGGCGCTGTCGGCCACGCTGGAAGCCGACGGCATCCGCGTCGGCGCGATCCGTCCGCCGACCGTGCCGGAGGGCACCGCGCGGCTGCGCATCACGCTGTCGGCGGCGCACACCGAAGCCGATGTGCGGCGCCTGCTCGAGGCACTGAGCGCCGCGGTGGCGCAGCGGGAGGCCGCATGA
- a CDS encoding glutathione S-transferase family protein, whose product MSIDKQKEPEYLLYCFAQSGNAYKVAQLLETVGVQRGQPPHQPLWRARFVDFFNGETRTPEYRAINVMGEVPVLEFAGQRLSQSGAILETLAARLDAFGPRNEAERAEVLRWLLFDNHKFTSYTATYRFMRNFARSPDAAVLEFFRARCEGAWNILNAHLAGRDFVLGERPTIADFSLAGYVFFDDEIGVHWRKEYPHIHAWTERFRALPGWKHPYDLMPGHPLPKAAG is encoded by the coding sequence ATGAGCATCGACAAGCAGAAAGAGCCGGAGTACCTGCTGTATTGCTTTGCCCAGTCCGGCAACGCCTACAAGGTGGCGCAGCTGCTCGAAACCGTCGGCGTGCAGCGCGGCCAGCCGCCGCATCAGCCACTCTGGCGGGCGCGCTTTGTCGATTTCTTCAACGGCGAGACCCGCACCCCCGAATACCGCGCCATCAACGTGATGGGCGAGGTGCCGGTGCTGGAGTTCGCCGGCCAGCGCCTGTCGCAGTCCGGCGCCATCCTCGAGACGCTGGCCGCGCGGCTGGATGCGTTCGGCCCGCGCAACGAAGCCGAGCGCGCCGAGGTGCTGCGCTGGCTGCTGTTCGACAACCACAAGTTCACCTCGTACACCGCCACCTACCGCTTCATGCGCAACTTCGCCAGGTCGCCCGATGCCGCCGTGCTGGAGTTCTTCCGCGCGCGCTGCGAAGGCGCGTGGAACATACTGAACGCACACCTGGCCGGGCGCGACTTCGTGCTGGGCGAGCGCCCCACCATCGCCGACTTCTCGCTGGCGGGCTACGTTTTCTTCGATGACGAGATCGGCGTGCACTGGCGCAAGGAATATCCGCATATCCATGCGTGGACCGAGCGCTTCCGCGCGTTGCCGGGCTGGAAGCATCCCTACGACCTGATGCCGGGGCATCCGTTACCCAAGGCCGCCGGCTGA
- a CDS encoding enoyl-CoA hydratase/isomerase family protein, with amino-acid sequence MEFTALTVNIANHVATVTLNRPDVRNAFNETVIAELTGAFRALGDMDEVRAIVLAGSGPAFCAGADLNWMKKMAGYSDDQNRADALTLAQMLHTIWSCPRPVIARIQGDTYAGGMGLVAACDIAVAAEHAHFCLSEARLGLLPATIGPYVIRAMGEQAARRYFITAERFDAAEALRLGLLHAVVPAEALDAKVAELTAALVANSPNAVRESKRLVQDIAGRAIDNDLLADTAERIASIRASEEGREGVKSFLEKRTPSWRPA; translated from the coding sequence ATGGAATTCACTGCCCTGACCGTCAATATCGCCAACCACGTCGCCACCGTCACGCTGAACCGGCCCGACGTGCGCAACGCCTTCAACGAGACCGTGATCGCCGAGCTGACCGGCGCCTTCCGCGCGCTGGGCGACATGGACGAGGTGCGCGCCATCGTGCTGGCCGGCAGCGGCCCGGCCTTCTGCGCCGGCGCCGACCTGAACTGGATGAAGAAGATGGCGGGCTACTCCGACGACCAGAACCGCGCCGATGCGCTGACGCTGGCGCAGATGCTGCACACCATCTGGTCGTGCCCGCGCCCGGTGATCGCGCGCATCCAGGGTGACACCTATGCCGGCGGCATGGGCCTGGTGGCCGCATGCGATATCGCGGTGGCGGCCGAGCATGCGCATTTCTGCCTGTCCGAGGCGCGCCTGGGCCTGCTGCCCGCCACCATCGGCCCGTACGTGATCCGTGCCATGGGTGAGCAGGCCGCGCGCCGCTACTTCATCACCGCCGAGCGCTTCGACGCGGCCGAGGCGCTGCGCCTGGGCCTGCTGCATGCGGTGGTGCCGGCCGAGGCGCTCGACGCCAAGGTTGCCGAACTGACCGCCGCGCTGGTGGCCAACAGTCCCAATGCCGTGCGCGAGAGCAAGCGGCTGGTGCAGGACATCGCCGGGCGCGCCATCGACAACGACCTGCTGGCGGATACGGCAGAGCGCATCGCCAGCATCCGGGCGTCGGAAGAGGGACGCGAAGGGGTGAAGTCGTTCCTGGAAAAGCGCACGCCGTCGTGGCGGCCGGCTTGA
- a CDS encoding carboxyl transferase domain-containing protein — MPTLETKLNVRSESFKANAEAMRALVADLKAKIAKLAEGGGAAARDKHLARGKLLPRERVQQLLDPGTPFLELSQLAAYDMYDDAAPGAGIITGIGRVAGQECVIVCNDATVKGGTYYPMTVKKHVRAQEIAEENHLPCIYLVDSGGANLPNQDEVFPDRDHFGRIFYNQANLSKRGIPQIAVVMGSCTAGGAYVPAMSDESIIVRNQGTIFLGGPPLVKAATGEEVSAEDLGGADVHTRLSGVADYFAQNDHHALSLARNIVQHLNRRKPDQIRLHQPVEPLYPVEELYGVIPTDTRKPYDVREVIARLVDGSEFDEFKARYGTTLVCGFARIWGYPVGIVANNGILFSESALKGAHFIELCCQRKIPLVFLQNITGFMVGRKYENEGIARNGAKMVTAVATAQVPKFTVIIGGSFGAGNYGMCGRAYSPRFLWMWPNARISVMGGEQAASVLATVRRDGIEARGGQWSAQEEDAFKQPIRDQYEHQGHPYYASARLWDDGVIDPAQTRTVLGLGLSASLNAPIDEMKFGVFRM; from the coding sequence ATGCCCACGCTCGAAACCAAACTGAACGTCCGCTCCGAATCGTTCAAGGCTAATGCCGAGGCCATGCGCGCGCTGGTGGCCGACCTCAAGGCGAAGATCGCGAAGCTGGCCGAAGGCGGCGGCGCGGCCGCACGGGACAAGCACCTGGCGCGCGGCAAGCTGCTGCCGCGCGAGCGCGTGCAGCAGCTGCTCGACCCGGGCACGCCGTTCCTGGAGCTGTCGCAGCTGGCCGCGTACGACATGTACGACGATGCCGCGCCGGGCGCCGGCATCATCACCGGCATCGGCCGCGTGGCCGGGCAGGAATGCGTGATCGTCTGCAACGACGCCACCGTCAAGGGCGGCACGTATTACCCGATGACGGTCAAGAAGCATGTGCGCGCGCAGGAGATCGCCGAGGAGAACCACCTGCCGTGCATCTACCTGGTCGATTCCGGCGGCGCCAACCTGCCCAACCAGGACGAGGTCTTCCCCGACCGCGACCACTTCGGCCGCATCTTCTACAACCAGGCCAACCTGTCCAAGCGCGGCATCCCGCAGATCGCGGTGGTGATGGGCTCGTGTACCGCGGGCGGCGCCTACGTGCCGGCGATGAGCGACGAATCGATCATCGTCAGGAACCAGGGCACCATCTTCCTGGGCGGCCCGCCGCTGGTGAAGGCGGCCACCGGCGAGGAGGTCAGCGCCGAGGACCTGGGCGGCGCCGACGTGCATACGCGCCTGTCCGGCGTGGCCGACTACTTCGCGCAGAACGACCACCACGCGCTCAGCCTGGCGCGCAATATCGTGCAGCACCTGAACCGCCGCAAGCCGGACCAGATCCGCCTGCACCAGCCGGTCGAGCCGCTGTACCCGGTGGAGGAGCTGTACGGCGTGATCCCGACCGACACGCGCAAGCCGTACGACGTGCGCGAGGTGATCGCGCGCCTGGTCGACGGCTCGGAGTTCGACGAGTTCAAGGCGCGCTATGGCACCACGCTGGTATGCGGCTTCGCGCGCATCTGGGGCTATCCGGTCGGCATCGTTGCCAACAACGGCATCCTGTTCTCGGAGTCGGCGCTGAAGGGCGCGCACTTTATCGAGCTGTGCTGCCAGCGCAAGATCCCGCTGGTGTTCCTGCAGAACATCACGGGCTTCATGGTGGGGCGCAAGTACGAGAACGAAGGCATCGCCCGCAACGGCGCCAAGATGGTGACGGCGGTGGCGACCGCGCAGGTGCCTAAGTTCACGGTGATCATCGGCGGCTCGTTTGGCGCGGGAAACTACGGCATGTGCGGCCGTGCGTATTCGCCGCGCTTCCTGTGGATGTGGCCGAACGCGCGCATCTCGGTGATGGGCGGCGAGCAGGCCGCGAGCGTGCTGGCGACGGTGCGCCGCGATGGCATCGAAGCCAGGGGCGGCCAGTGGAGCGCGCAGGAAGAAGATGCCTTCAAGCAGCCGATCCGCGACCAGTACGAGCACCAGGGCCACCCGTACTACGCCAGCGCGCGGCTGTGGGACGACGGCGTGATCGATCCCGCGCAGACGCGCACGGTGCTGGGACTGGGCCTGTCGGCCAGCCTCAATGCGCCGATCGACGAGATGAAGTTCGGCGTGTTCCGCATGTAA